The Globicephala melas chromosome 20, mGloMel1.2, whole genome shotgun sequence genome contains a region encoding:
- the CRK gene encoding adapter molecule crk isoform X2: MAGNFDSEERSSWYWGRLSRQEAVALLQGQRHGVFLVRDSSTSPGDYVLSVSENSRVSHYIINSSGPRPPVPPSPAQPPPGVSPSRLRIGDQEFDSLPALLEFYKIHYLDTTTLIEPVSRSRQGSGVILRQEEAEYVRALFDFNGNDEEDLPFKKGDILRIRDKPEEQWWNAEDSEGKRGMIPVPYVEKYRPASASVSALIGGR; encoded by the exons ATGGCAGGCAACTTCGACTCGGAGGAGCGGAGTAGCTGGTACTGGGGGCGGCTGAGTCGGCAGGAGGCGGTGGCGCTGTTGCAGGGCCAGCGGCACGGGGTGTTCCTGGTGCGGGACTCGAGCACCAGCCCCGGGGACTATGTGCTCAGCGTCTCCGAGAACTCGCGCGTCTCCCACTACATCATCAACAGCAGCGGCCCGCGCCCGCCGGTGCCACCGTCGCCCGCCCAGCCTCCCCCCG GGGTGAGCCCCTCCAGACTCCGAATAGGAGATCAAGAATTTGATTCATTGCCTGCTTTACTGGAATTCTACAAAATACACTATTTGGACACTACAACATTGATAGAACCAGTTTCCAGATCCAGGCAGGGTAGTGGAGTGATTCTCAGGCAGGAAGAGGCAGAGTATGTACGAGCCCTCTTTGACTTTAATGGGAATGATGAAGAAGATCTTCCCTTTAAGAAAGGAGACATCCTGAGAATCCGGGATAAGCCTGAAGAGCAGTGGTGGAATGCGGAGGACAGCGAAGGCAAGAGGGGGATGATTCCAGTCCCTTACGTCGAGAAGTATAGACCTGCCTCCGCCTCAGTATCGGCTCTGATTGGAG
- the MYO1C gene encoding unconventional myosin-Ic isoform X3, whose translation MESALTARDRVGVQDFVLLENFTSEAAFIENLRRRFRENLIYTYIGPVLVSVNPYRDLQIYSRQHMERYRGVSFYEVPPHLFAVADTAYRALRTERRDQAVMISGESGAGKTEATKRLLQFYAETCPAPERGGAVRDRLLQSNPVLEAFGNAKTLRNDNSSRFGKYMDVQFDFKGAPVGGHILSYLLEKSRVVHQNHGERNFHIFYQLLEGGEEETLRRLGLERNPQSYLYLVKGQCAKVSSINDKNDWKVVRKALTVIDFTEDEVEDLLSIVASVLHLGNIHFAADEESNAQVTTENQLKYLTRLLGVEGSTLREALTHRKIIAKGEELLSPLNLEQAAYARDALAKAVYSRTFTWLVAKINRSLASKDAESPSWRSTTVLGLLDIYGFEVFQNNSFEQFCINYCNEKLQQLFIELTLKSEQEEYEAEGIAWEPVQYFNNKIICDLVEEKFKGIISILDEECLRPGEATDLTFLEKLEDTVKHHPHFLTHKLADQRTRKSLGRGEFRLLHYAGEVTYNVTGFLDKNNDLLFRNLKEAMCSSENPIMSQCFDRSELSDKKRPETVATQFKMSLLQLVEILKSKEPAYVRCIKPNDAKQPGRFDEVLIRHQVKYLGLMENLRVRRAGFAYRRKYEAFLQRYKSLCPETWPIWAGRPQDGVAVLVRHLGYKPEEYKMGRTKIFIRFPKTLFATEDALEVRRQSLATKIQATWRGFHWRQKFLRVKRSAICIQSWWRGTLGRRKAAKRKWAAQTIRRLIRGFILRHAPRCPENAFFLDHVRTSFLLNLRRQLPRNILDTSWPTPPPALCEASELLRELCRKNMVWKYCRSISPEWKQQLQQKAVASEIFKGKKDNYPQSVPRLFISTRLGADEISPKVLQALGSEPIQYAVPVVKYDRKGYKPRSRQLLLTPNAVVIVEDAKVKQRIEYANLTGISVSSLSDSLFVLHVQREDNKQKGDVVLQSDHVIETLTKTALSADRVNNININQGSITFAGGPGRDGIIDFTTGSELLVTKAKNGHLAVVAPRLNSR comes from the exons ATGGAGAGTGCACTGACCGCCCGTGACCGGGTCGGGGTACAGGATTTCGTGCTGCTGGAGAACTTCACCAGCGAGGCAGCCTTCATTGAGAACCTGCGGCGACGCTTCCGGGAGAACCTCATCTAC ACCTACATTGGCCCTGTGCTGGTCTCTGTCAACCCCTACCGGGACCTACAGATCTACAGCCGGCAGCACATGGAGCGCTACCGGGGCGTCAGCTTCTATGAGGTGCCACCCCACCT GTTCGCGGTGGCTGACACTGCATACCGGGCACTGCGCACGGAGCGCCGGGACCAGGCCGTGATGATCTCTGGGGAAAGCGGGGCAGGCAAGACAGAGGCCACCAAGCGGCTGCTGCAGTTCTATGCTGAGACCTGCCCAGCCCCTGAGCGAGGCGGTGCCGTGCGTGACCGGCTGCTGCAGAGCAACCCCGTGCTGGAG GCCTTCGGAAATGCCAAGACCCTCCGGAACGATAACTCCAGCAGGTTCGGGAAGTACATGGACGTGCAGTTTGACTTCAAG GGCGCCCCTGTGGGTGGCCACATCCTCAGTTACCTCCTGGAGAAGTCCCGGGTGGTGCACCAGAATCACGGGGAGAGGAACTTCCACATCTTCTACCAGCTGCTGGAGGGGGGCGAGGAGGAGACACTGCGCAGGCTGGGCCTGGAACGGAACCCCCAGAGCTACCTATACCTGGTGAAG GGCCAGTGCGCCAAAGTCTCCTCCATCAACGACAAGAATGATTGGAAGGTTGTCAGGAAGGCTCTGACGGTCATCGACTTCACCGAGGATGAGGTGGAG GACCTGCTGAGCATCGTGGCCAGTGTCCTGCATCTGGGCAACATCCACTTTGCTGCCGACGAAGAGAGCAACGCCCAGGTCACAACCGAGAACCAGCTCAAGTATCTGACCCGG CTCCTTGGTGTGGAAGGCTCAACGTTGCGGGAAGCCCTGACGCACAGGAAGATCATCGCCAAGGGCGAAGAG ctcctgagCCCGCTAAACCTAGAACAGGCTGCCTACGCGCGAGACGCCCTCGCCAAGGCTGTGTACAGTCGCACCTTTACCTGGCTGGTCGCGAAGATCAACAGGTCGCTGGCCTCCAAG GATGCTGAGAGCCCCAGCTGGCGGAGCACCACGGTCCTCGGGCTCCTGGACATTTATGGCTTCGAAGTGTTTCAGAACAACAG CTTTGAGCAGTTCTGCATCAattactgcaatgagaagctgcaGCAGCTCTTCATTGAGCTCACCCTCAAGTCGGAACAGGAGGAGTATGAGGCAGAGGGCATCGCG TGGGAGCCTGTCCAGTATTTCAACAACAAGATCATCTGTGACCTGGTGGAGGAGAAGTTCAAGGGCATCATCTCCATTTTG GATGAGGAGTGTCTGCGCCCCGGGGAGGCCACGGACCTGACCTTCCTGGAGAAGCTGGAGGACACCGTCAAGCACCATCCACACTTCCTGAC GCACAAGCTGGCTGACCAGCGGACCAGGAAATCTCTGGGCCGCGGGGAGTTCCGCCTGCTGCACTATGCTGGGGAGGTGACCTACAACGTGACCG GGTTTCTGGATAAAAACAATGACCTTCTCTTCCGGAACCTGAAGGAG GCCATGTGCAGCTCGGAAAATCCCATCATGAGCCAGTGCTTCGACCGGAGCGAGCTCAGTGACAAGAAGCGGCCAGAGACG GTGGCCACCCAGTTTAAGATGAGCCTCCTGCAGCTGGTGGAGATCCTGAAGTCTAAGGAGCCTGCCTACGTCCGCTGCATCAAGCCCAATGACGCCAAGCAGCCCG GCCGCTTTGACGAGGTGCTGATCCGGCACCAGGTGAAGTACCTGGGGCTGATGGAGAACCTGCGCGTGCGCAGAGCCGGCTTTGCCTATCGCCGCAAATACGAGGctttcctgcagag GTACAAGTCACTGTGCCCAGAGACATGGCCCATATGGGCAGGACGGCCCCAGGATGGGGTGGCTGTGCTGGTCAGACACCTCGGCTACAAGCCAGAAGAGTACAAGATGGGCAG GACCAAGATCTTCATCCGCTTCCCCAAGACCCTGTTTGCCACAGAGGACGCCTTGGAGGTCCGGCGGCAGAGCCTGG CCACGAAGATCCAGGCCACCTGGAGGGGCTTTCACTGGCGGCAGAAATTCCTCCGGGTGAAGCGATCAG CCATCTGCATCCAGTCGTGGTGGCGAGGAACCCTGGGCCGGAGGAAGGCAGCCAAGAGGAAGTGGGCAGCACAGACCATCCGGCG GCTCATCCGCGGCTTCATTCTGCGCCACGCACCCCGTTGCCCCGAGAATGCCTTCTTCCTGGATCACGTGCGCACCTCTTTTTTGCTCAACTTGCGGCGGCAGCTGCCCCGGAATATCCTGGACACTTCCTGGCCCACGCCGCCACCTGCCCTGTGTGAG GCCTCGGAACTGCTGCGGGAGCTGTGCCGGAAGAATATGGTGTGGAAGTACTGCCGGAGCATCAGCCCTGAGTGGAAGCAGCAG CTGCAGCAGAAAGCCGTGGCTAGTGAGATCTTCAAGGGCAAGAAGGACAATTACCCCCAGAGTGTCCCCAGGCTCTTCATCAGCACACGGCTTG GCGCAGATGAGATCAGCCCCAAAGTGCTGCAGGCCCTGGGCTCTGAGCCCATCCAG TACGCGGTGCCCGTCGTGAAATATGACCGCAAGGGCTACAAGCCCCGCTCGCGGCAGCTGCTGCTGACGCCCAACGCCGTGGTCATTGTGGAGGATGCCAAAGTCAAGCAGAGGATTGAGTACGCCAACCTGACCG GAATCTCCGTCAGCAGCCTGAGCGACAGCCTCTTTGTGCTCCACGTGCAGCGTGAGGACAATAAGCAGAAG GGGGACGTGGTGCTGCAGAGTGACCATGTGATTGAGACACTGACCAAGACAGCCCTCAGCGCCGACCGCGTGAATAACATCAACATCAACCAGGGCAG CATCACGTTCGCAGGGGGTCCCGGCAGGGATGGCATCATCGACTTCACGACCGGCTCAGAGCTGCTCGTCACCAAGGCCAAGAACGGGCACCTGGCTGTG GTGGCCCCACGGCTGAACTCTCGGTGA
- the MYO1C gene encoding unconventional myosin-Ic isoform X1, protein MALQVELIPTGEIIRVVHPHRPCKLALGSDGVRVTMESALTARDRVGVQDFVLLENFTSEAAFIENLRRRFRENLIYTYIGPVLVSVNPYRDLQIYSRQHMERYRGVSFYEVPPHLFAVADTAYRALRTERRDQAVMISGESGAGKTEATKRLLQFYAETCPAPERGGAVRDRLLQSNPVLEAFGNAKTLRNDNSSRFGKYMDVQFDFKGAPVGGHILSYLLEKSRVVHQNHGERNFHIFYQLLEGGEEETLRRLGLERNPQSYLYLVKGQCAKVSSINDKNDWKVVRKALTVIDFTEDEVEDLLSIVASVLHLGNIHFAADEESNAQVTTENQLKYLTRLLGVEGSTLREALTHRKIIAKGEELLSPLNLEQAAYARDALAKAVYSRTFTWLVAKINRSLASKDAESPSWRSTTVLGLLDIYGFEVFQNNSFEQFCINYCNEKLQQLFIELTLKSEQEEYEAEGIAWEPVQYFNNKIICDLVEEKFKGIISILDEECLRPGEATDLTFLEKLEDTVKHHPHFLTHKLADQRTRKSLGRGEFRLLHYAGEVTYNVTGFLDKNNDLLFRNLKEAMCSSENPIMSQCFDRSELSDKKRPETVATQFKMSLLQLVEILKSKEPAYVRCIKPNDAKQPGRFDEVLIRHQVKYLGLMENLRVRRAGFAYRRKYEAFLQRYKSLCPETWPIWAGRPQDGVAVLVRHLGYKPEEYKMGRTKIFIRFPKTLFATEDALEVRRQSLATKIQATWRGFHWRQKFLRVKRSAICIQSWWRGTLGRRKAAKRKWAAQTIRRLIRGFILRHAPRCPENAFFLDHVRTSFLLNLRRQLPRNILDTSWPTPPPALCEASELLRELCRKNMVWKYCRSISPEWKQQLQQKAVASEIFKGKKDNYPQSVPRLFISTRLGADEISPKVLQALGSEPIQYAVPVVKYDRKGYKPRSRQLLLTPNAVVIVEDAKVKQRIEYANLTGISVSSLSDSLFVLHVQREDNKQKGDVVLQSDHVIETLTKTALSADRVNNININQGSITFAGGPGRDGIIDFTTGSELLVTKAKNGHLAVVAPRLNSR, encoded by the exons gccctgggcagtgaCGGGGTGCGGGTGACCATGGAGAGTGCACTGACCGCCCGTGACCGGGTCGGGGTACAGGATTTCGTGCTGCTGGAGAACTTCACCAGCGAGGCAGCCTTCATTGAGAACCTGCGGCGACGCTTCCGGGAGAACCTCATCTAC ACCTACATTGGCCCTGTGCTGGTCTCTGTCAACCCCTACCGGGACCTACAGATCTACAGCCGGCAGCACATGGAGCGCTACCGGGGCGTCAGCTTCTATGAGGTGCCACCCCACCT GTTCGCGGTGGCTGACACTGCATACCGGGCACTGCGCACGGAGCGCCGGGACCAGGCCGTGATGATCTCTGGGGAAAGCGGGGCAGGCAAGACAGAGGCCACCAAGCGGCTGCTGCAGTTCTATGCTGAGACCTGCCCAGCCCCTGAGCGAGGCGGTGCCGTGCGTGACCGGCTGCTGCAGAGCAACCCCGTGCTGGAG GCCTTCGGAAATGCCAAGACCCTCCGGAACGATAACTCCAGCAGGTTCGGGAAGTACATGGACGTGCAGTTTGACTTCAAG GGCGCCCCTGTGGGTGGCCACATCCTCAGTTACCTCCTGGAGAAGTCCCGGGTGGTGCACCAGAATCACGGGGAGAGGAACTTCCACATCTTCTACCAGCTGCTGGAGGGGGGCGAGGAGGAGACACTGCGCAGGCTGGGCCTGGAACGGAACCCCCAGAGCTACCTATACCTGGTGAAG GGCCAGTGCGCCAAAGTCTCCTCCATCAACGACAAGAATGATTGGAAGGTTGTCAGGAAGGCTCTGACGGTCATCGACTTCACCGAGGATGAGGTGGAG GACCTGCTGAGCATCGTGGCCAGTGTCCTGCATCTGGGCAACATCCACTTTGCTGCCGACGAAGAGAGCAACGCCCAGGTCACAACCGAGAACCAGCTCAAGTATCTGACCCGG CTCCTTGGTGTGGAAGGCTCAACGTTGCGGGAAGCCCTGACGCACAGGAAGATCATCGCCAAGGGCGAAGAG ctcctgagCCCGCTAAACCTAGAACAGGCTGCCTACGCGCGAGACGCCCTCGCCAAGGCTGTGTACAGTCGCACCTTTACCTGGCTGGTCGCGAAGATCAACAGGTCGCTGGCCTCCAAG GATGCTGAGAGCCCCAGCTGGCGGAGCACCACGGTCCTCGGGCTCCTGGACATTTATGGCTTCGAAGTGTTTCAGAACAACAG CTTTGAGCAGTTCTGCATCAattactgcaatgagaagctgcaGCAGCTCTTCATTGAGCTCACCCTCAAGTCGGAACAGGAGGAGTATGAGGCAGAGGGCATCGCG TGGGAGCCTGTCCAGTATTTCAACAACAAGATCATCTGTGACCTGGTGGAGGAGAAGTTCAAGGGCATCATCTCCATTTTG GATGAGGAGTGTCTGCGCCCCGGGGAGGCCACGGACCTGACCTTCCTGGAGAAGCTGGAGGACACCGTCAAGCACCATCCACACTTCCTGAC GCACAAGCTGGCTGACCAGCGGACCAGGAAATCTCTGGGCCGCGGGGAGTTCCGCCTGCTGCACTATGCTGGGGAGGTGACCTACAACGTGACCG GGTTTCTGGATAAAAACAATGACCTTCTCTTCCGGAACCTGAAGGAG GCCATGTGCAGCTCGGAAAATCCCATCATGAGCCAGTGCTTCGACCGGAGCGAGCTCAGTGACAAGAAGCGGCCAGAGACG GTGGCCACCCAGTTTAAGATGAGCCTCCTGCAGCTGGTGGAGATCCTGAAGTCTAAGGAGCCTGCCTACGTCCGCTGCATCAAGCCCAATGACGCCAAGCAGCCCG GCCGCTTTGACGAGGTGCTGATCCGGCACCAGGTGAAGTACCTGGGGCTGATGGAGAACCTGCGCGTGCGCAGAGCCGGCTTTGCCTATCGCCGCAAATACGAGGctttcctgcagag GTACAAGTCACTGTGCCCAGAGACATGGCCCATATGGGCAGGACGGCCCCAGGATGGGGTGGCTGTGCTGGTCAGACACCTCGGCTACAAGCCAGAAGAGTACAAGATGGGCAG GACCAAGATCTTCATCCGCTTCCCCAAGACCCTGTTTGCCACAGAGGACGCCTTGGAGGTCCGGCGGCAGAGCCTGG CCACGAAGATCCAGGCCACCTGGAGGGGCTTTCACTGGCGGCAGAAATTCCTCCGGGTGAAGCGATCAG CCATCTGCATCCAGTCGTGGTGGCGAGGAACCCTGGGCCGGAGGAAGGCAGCCAAGAGGAAGTGGGCAGCACAGACCATCCGGCG GCTCATCCGCGGCTTCATTCTGCGCCACGCACCCCGTTGCCCCGAGAATGCCTTCTTCCTGGATCACGTGCGCACCTCTTTTTTGCTCAACTTGCGGCGGCAGCTGCCCCGGAATATCCTGGACACTTCCTGGCCCACGCCGCCACCTGCCCTGTGTGAG GCCTCGGAACTGCTGCGGGAGCTGTGCCGGAAGAATATGGTGTGGAAGTACTGCCGGAGCATCAGCCCTGAGTGGAAGCAGCAG CTGCAGCAGAAAGCCGTGGCTAGTGAGATCTTCAAGGGCAAGAAGGACAATTACCCCCAGAGTGTCCCCAGGCTCTTCATCAGCACACGGCTTG GCGCAGATGAGATCAGCCCCAAAGTGCTGCAGGCCCTGGGCTCTGAGCCCATCCAG TACGCGGTGCCCGTCGTGAAATATGACCGCAAGGGCTACAAGCCCCGCTCGCGGCAGCTGCTGCTGACGCCCAACGCCGTGGTCATTGTGGAGGATGCCAAAGTCAAGCAGAGGATTGAGTACGCCAACCTGACCG GAATCTCCGTCAGCAGCCTGAGCGACAGCCTCTTTGTGCTCCACGTGCAGCGTGAGGACAATAAGCAGAAG GGGGACGTGGTGCTGCAGAGTGACCATGTGATTGAGACACTGACCAAGACAGCCCTCAGCGCCGACCGCGTGAATAACATCAACATCAACCAGGGCAG CATCACGTTCGCAGGGGGTCCCGGCAGGGATGGCATCATCGACTTCACGACCGGCTCAGAGCTGCTCGTCACCAAGGCCAAGAACGGGCACCTGGCTGTG GTGGCCCCACGGCTGAACTCTCGGTGA
- the MYO1C gene encoding unconventional myosin-Ic isoform X2, which translates to MRYRASALGSDGVRVTMESALTARDRVGVQDFVLLENFTSEAAFIENLRRRFRENLIYTYIGPVLVSVNPYRDLQIYSRQHMERYRGVSFYEVPPHLFAVADTAYRALRTERRDQAVMISGESGAGKTEATKRLLQFYAETCPAPERGGAVRDRLLQSNPVLEAFGNAKTLRNDNSSRFGKYMDVQFDFKGAPVGGHILSYLLEKSRVVHQNHGERNFHIFYQLLEGGEEETLRRLGLERNPQSYLYLVKGQCAKVSSINDKNDWKVVRKALTVIDFTEDEVEDLLSIVASVLHLGNIHFAADEESNAQVTTENQLKYLTRLLGVEGSTLREALTHRKIIAKGEELLSPLNLEQAAYARDALAKAVYSRTFTWLVAKINRSLASKDAESPSWRSTTVLGLLDIYGFEVFQNNSFEQFCINYCNEKLQQLFIELTLKSEQEEYEAEGIAWEPVQYFNNKIICDLVEEKFKGIISILDEECLRPGEATDLTFLEKLEDTVKHHPHFLTHKLADQRTRKSLGRGEFRLLHYAGEVTYNVTGFLDKNNDLLFRNLKEAMCSSENPIMSQCFDRSELSDKKRPETVATQFKMSLLQLVEILKSKEPAYVRCIKPNDAKQPGRFDEVLIRHQVKYLGLMENLRVRRAGFAYRRKYEAFLQRYKSLCPETWPIWAGRPQDGVAVLVRHLGYKPEEYKMGRTKIFIRFPKTLFATEDALEVRRQSLATKIQATWRGFHWRQKFLRVKRSAICIQSWWRGTLGRRKAAKRKWAAQTIRRLIRGFILRHAPRCPENAFFLDHVRTSFLLNLRRQLPRNILDTSWPTPPPALCEASELLRELCRKNMVWKYCRSISPEWKQQLQQKAVASEIFKGKKDNYPQSVPRLFISTRLGADEISPKVLQALGSEPIQYAVPVVKYDRKGYKPRSRQLLLTPNAVVIVEDAKVKQRIEYANLTGISVSSLSDSLFVLHVQREDNKQKGDVVLQSDHVIETLTKTALSADRVNNININQGSITFAGGPGRDGIIDFTTGSELLVTKAKNGHLAVVAPRLNSR; encoded by the exons ATGCGCTACCGAGCGTCG gccctgggcagtgaCGGGGTGCGGGTGACCATGGAGAGTGCACTGACCGCCCGTGACCGGGTCGGGGTACAGGATTTCGTGCTGCTGGAGAACTTCACCAGCGAGGCAGCCTTCATTGAGAACCTGCGGCGACGCTTCCGGGAGAACCTCATCTAC ACCTACATTGGCCCTGTGCTGGTCTCTGTCAACCCCTACCGGGACCTACAGATCTACAGCCGGCAGCACATGGAGCGCTACCGGGGCGTCAGCTTCTATGAGGTGCCACCCCACCT GTTCGCGGTGGCTGACACTGCATACCGGGCACTGCGCACGGAGCGCCGGGACCAGGCCGTGATGATCTCTGGGGAAAGCGGGGCAGGCAAGACAGAGGCCACCAAGCGGCTGCTGCAGTTCTATGCTGAGACCTGCCCAGCCCCTGAGCGAGGCGGTGCCGTGCGTGACCGGCTGCTGCAGAGCAACCCCGTGCTGGAG GCCTTCGGAAATGCCAAGACCCTCCGGAACGATAACTCCAGCAGGTTCGGGAAGTACATGGACGTGCAGTTTGACTTCAAG GGCGCCCCTGTGGGTGGCCACATCCTCAGTTACCTCCTGGAGAAGTCCCGGGTGGTGCACCAGAATCACGGGGAGAGGAACTTCCACATCTTCTACCAGCTGCTGGAGGGGGGCGAGGAGGAGACACTGCGCAGGCTGGGCCTGGAACGGAACCCCCAGAGCTACCTATACCTGGTGAAG GGCCAGTGCGCCAAAGTCTCCTCCATCAACGACAAGAATGATTGGAAGGTTGTCAGGAAGGCTCTGACGGTCATCGACTTCACCGAGGATGAGGTGGAG GACCTGCTGAGCATCGTGGCCAGTGTCCTGCATCTGGGCAACATCCACTTTGCTGCCGACGAAGAGAGCAACGCCCAGGTCACAACCGAGAACCAGCTCAAGTATCTGACCCGG CTCCTTGGTGTGGAAGGCTCAACGTTGCGGGAAGCCCTGACGCACAGGAAGATCATCGCCAAGGGCGAAGAG ctcctgagCCCGCTAAACCTAGAACAGGCTGCCTACGCGCGAGACGCCCTCGCCAAGGCTGTGTACAGTCGCACCTTTACCTGGCTGGTCGCGAAGATCAACAGGTCGCTGGCCTCCAAG GATGCTGAGAGCCCCAGCTGGCGGAGCACCACGGTCCTCGGGCTCCTGGACATTTATGGCTTCGAAGTGTTTCAGAACAACAG CTTTGAGCAGTTCTGCATCAattactgcaatgagaagctgcaGCAGCTCTTCATTGAGCTCACCCTCAAGTCGGAACAGGAGGAGTATGAGGCAGAGGGCATCGCG TGGGAGCCTGTCCAGTATTTCAACAACAAGATCATCTGTGACCTGGTGGAGGAGAAGTTCAAGGGCATCATCTCCATTTTG GATGAGGAGTGTCTGCGCCCCGGGGAGGCCACGGACCTGACCTTCCTGGAGAAGCTGGAGGACACCGTCAAGCACCATCCACACTTCCTGAC GCACAAGCTGGCTGACCAGCGGACCAGGAAATCTCTGGGCCGCGGGGAGTTCCGCCTGCTGCACTATGCTGGGGAGGTGACCTACAACGTGACCG GGTTTCTGGATAAAAACAATGACCTTCTCTTCCGGAACCTGAAGGAG GCCATGTGCAGCTCGGAAAATCCCATCATGAGCCAGTGCTTCGACCGGAGCGAGCTCAGTGACAAGAAGCGGCCAGAGACG GTGGCCACCCAGTTTAAGATGAGCCTCCTGCAGCTGGTGGAGATCCTGAAGTCTAAGGAGCCTGCCTACGTCCGCTGCATCAAGCCCAATGACGCCAAGCAGCCCG GCCGCTTTGACGAGGTGCTGATCCGGCACCAGGTGAAGTACCTGGGGCTGATGGAGAACCTGCGCGTGCGCAGAGCCGGCTTTGCCTATCGCCGCAAATACGAGGctttcctgcagag GTACAAGTCACTGTGCCCAGAGACATGGCCCATATGGGCAGGACGGCCCCAGGATGGGGTGGCTGTGCTGGTCAGACACCTCGGCTACAAGCCAGAAGAGTACAAGATGGGCAG GACCAAGATCTTCATCCGCTTCCCCAAGACCCTGTTTGCCACAGAGGACGCCTTGGAGGTCCGGCGGCAGAGCCTGG CCACGAAGATCCAGGCCACCTGGAGGGGCTTTCACTGGCGGCAGAAATTCCTCCGGGTGAAGCGATCAG CCATCTGCATCCAGTCGTGGTGGCGAGGAACCCTGGGCCGGAGGAAGGCAGCCAAGAGGAAGTGGGCAGCACAGACCATCCGGCG GCTCATCCGCGGCTTCATTCTGCGCCACGCACCCCGTTGCCCCGAGAATGCCTTCTTCCTGGATCACGTGCGCACCTCTTTTTTGCTCAACTTGCGGCGGCAGCTGCCCCGGAATATCCTGGACACTTCCTGGCCCACGCCGCCACCTGCCCTGTGTGAG GCCTCGGAACTGCTGCGGGAGCTGTGCCGGAAGAATATGGTGTGGAAGTACTGCCGGAGCATCAGCCCTGAGTGGAAGCAGCAG CTGCAGCAGAAAGCCGTGGCTAGTGAGATCTTCAAGGGCAAGAAGGACAATTACCCCCAGAGTGTCCCCAGGCTCTTCATCAGCACACGGCTTG GCGCAGATGAGATCAGCCCCAAAGTGCTGCAGGCCCTGGGCTCTGAGCCCATCCAG TACGCGGTGCCCGTCGTGAAATATGACCGCAAGGGCTACAAGCCCCGCTCGCGGCAGCTGCTGCTGACGCCCAACGCCGTGGTCATTGTGGAGGATGCCAAAGTCAAGCAGAGGATTGAGTACGCCAACCTGACCG GAATCTCCGTCAGCAGCCTGAGCGACAGCCTCTTTGTGCTCCACGTGCAGCGTGAGGACAATAAGCAGAAG GGGGACGTGGTGCTGCAGAGTGACCATGTGATTGAGACACTGACCAAGACAGCCCTCAGCGCCGACCGCGTGAATAACATCAACATCAACCAGGGCAG CATCACGTTCGCAGGGGGTCCCGGCAGGGATGGCATCATCGACTTCACGACCGGCTCAGAGCTGCTCGTCACCAAGGCCAAGAACGGGCACCTGGCTGTG GTGGCCCCACGGCTGAACTCTCGGTGA